The uncultured Desulfuromonas sp. genome has a segment encoding these proteins:
- a CDS encoding cytochrome ubiquinol oxidase subunit I, with protein sequence MLEQLDVSQLNWARAQFALTAMYHWIFVPLTLGLSFLLAFFETLYVKTGNEQWKRITKFWMKLFGINFAIGVATGIIMEFEFGTNWSNYSWMVGDIFGAPLAAEGIFAFFLETTFFAIMFFGWNRVSKKFHLLSTWLVAIGSNLSALWILVANGWMQHPVGMAFNPDNARFEMENFWDILFSPVAMSHFVHTTSSGFLLSCLFVVTVCSWYLLKGRHVEMAKKSLAVACTFGVLSASFVAFTGDESAYVAAQVQPMKLAAMEGLWDGDVNADLVALGIVNPAKKPGDDQDAFQIEIKIPYLLSLLANRELGSFVPGVNDLLYGNAEHGVMGTDEKIVLGKQAIHQLALYKKAKDAGNEAAAAAALEEFNKNQEHLGYGYLTSAEEAVPNVPLVFYSFHVMVVLGTLFPILFVAILFFLYKKNLTEQTWFLRLGVLSVFLGYVASQSGWIVAEVGRQPWAIQGLLPVSIARTNLTTTTVQMTFFMFLIIFTTLLIAEVRIMTRQIQNGPEGE encoded by the coding sequence GTGCTAGAACAACTTGATGTGTCACAATTGAATTGGGCCAGGGCGCAATTTGCCCTGACAGCCATGTATCACTGGATCTTTGTCCCCCTGACTCTGGGACTGTCCTTCCTGCTGGCATTCTTTGAAACCCTTTATGTTAAAACAGGCAACGAACAGTGGAAGAGAATCACCAAATTCTGGATGAAACTGTTCGGGATCAACTTTGCCATTGGTGTTGCCACCGGCATCATCATGGAATTTGAGTTCGGTACCAACTGGTCGAACTATTCCTGGATGGTTGGTGACATTTTTGGTGCACCGCTGGCTGCAGAAGGGATTTTTGCCTTTTTCCTCGAAACCACTTTTTTTGCCATTATGTTTTTTGGCTGGAATCGCGTTTCCAAGAAATTCCATTTACTCTCCACCTGGCTGGTCGCCATCGGCTCCAACCTGTCCGCACTGTGGATTCTGGTCGCTAACGGCTGGATGCAGCATCCGGTCGGCATGGCTTTTAATCCGGATAACGCCCGTTTCGAGATGGAGAACTTCTGGGATATCCTGTTCTCTCCCGTGGCGATGAGCCACTTCGTTCATACCACCAGCTCCGGCTTCTTGCTGTCCTGTCTGTTTGTTGTGACGGTCTGTAGCTGGTATCTTCTCAAAGGCCGCCATGTGGAGATGGCTAAGAAGAGTCTCGCCGTGGCCTGTACTTTCGGTGTGCTTTCCGCCAGCTTTGTTGCCTTTACCGGTGATGAGTCTGCCTATGTCGCCGCTCAGGTTCAGCCGATGAAGCTGGCTGCCATGGAAGGTTTGTGGGATGGTGATGTCAATGCCGACCTGGTGGCGCTGGGGATTGTTAATCCGGCCAAAAAGCCGGGTGATGATCAGGATGCCTTCCAGATTGAAATCAAGATTCCTTACCTGTTGTCACTTCTGGCCAATCGTGAGCTGGGCAGCTTTGTTCCCGGTGTCAATGATCTGCTCTACGGCAATGCCGAGCACGGTGTCATGGGTACCGATGAAAAAATTGTTCTCGGTAAGCAAGCGATTCATCAGCTTGCACTGTATAAAAAAGCCAAGGACGCCGGCAATGAGGCTGCTGCTGCCGCAGCTCTGGAAGAATTTAACAAAAACCAGGAGCATCTTGGATATGGTTATCTCACCAGCGCTGAAGAAGCCGTGCCCAATGTTCCTCTGGTGTTCTACAGTTTCCATGTGATGGTGGTTTTGGGCACTCTGTTCCCGATTTTGTTTGTCGCCATCCTGTTCTTCCTCTACAAGAAGAATCTCACCGAGCAAACCTGGTTTCTGCGTCTCGGTGTTCTCTCGGTCTTTCTTGGTTATGTGGCTTCCCAGTCCGGTTGGATTGTTGCCGAGGTTGGTCGTCAACCGTGGGCGATTCAGGGCTTGCTGCCCGTGTCCATTGCCCGGACCAACCTGACCACGACCACTGTACAGATGACCTTTTTCATGTTCCTGATCATTTTCACCACCCTGCTGATTGCCGAGGTGCGGATTATGACCAGACAGATCCAAAACGGACCGGAGGGAGAATAA
- the cowN gene encoding N(2)-fixation sustaining protein CowN: MTLTEEPDRYVSYKGIDCEGNSKLLMCMLKKHLEDPEKNNAFWDMFTEKLGKAERGETVNGILIDELFLIHAYINNLQEFFEDHEDDEAMALLKKIERECC; the protein is encoded by the coding sequence ATGACGTTGACTGAGGAACCGGACCGTTATGTGTCCTATAAAGGGATTGATTGTGAAGGCAACTCCAAACTGTTGATGTGTATGCTGAAAAAGCATCTCGAAGATCCGGAGAAGAACAACGCCTTCTGGGACATGTTTACCGAGAAACTGGGTAAGGCCGAACGGGGTGAAACCGTCAACGGCATTTTGATCGACGAATTGTTTTTGATCCATGCCTACATCAACAATCTGCAGGAGTTTTTTGAAGATCATGAGGATGACGAGGCTATGGCTTTGTTGAAAAAAATCGAACGGGAGTGCTGCTGA
- a CDS encoding peptidoglycan DD-metalloendopeptidase family protein translates to MSRQHRRSFRSMATTRRQRKQNTTLLLLLASAVLVVFILLKINTPSVPTTSEDSVLPAPAAFHEPAADQVIQIQRETICQSVQPGDTITAILGHYFSPQEILVIARQSEDVFPLSQLCAGHPYQIEVENENFVSFYYDINREDQLIIRQENGEFFIERKPIPYVVDVEQVGGVIRSSLFGTVAQLGESSELAAELMNIFAWDIDFIRDIREGDYFTALVEKRYRDGNLAGYGDLLAAEFNNQGQSFYAFHYTNGNDSGYYNQDGKSLRKAFLKAPLSYTRISSGYTKRRFHPVLNKWKPHLAIDYAAPTGTPIKAVADGTITQKSYDRNNGNKIRIRHPNDYETTYIHMSRFARGMKKGKRVQQGDVIGYVGSTGIATGPHLDFRVFHHGQPINPLKIKSEPAKPITKANRAEFDQLTAELMQQLAQAKQQLALLPEEETTGDDVQTTL, encoded by the coding sequence ATGTCGCGCCAACATCGCCGGTCGTTCCGATCCATGGCAACCACCCGCCGCCAGCGCAAGCAGAATACGACGTTGCTTCTGCTTCTGGCAAGTGCTGTCTTGGTCGTTTTTATCTTACTGAAAATCAATACCCCCTCCGTTCCCACCACCAGCGAAGACAGTGTCCTCCCCGCTCCGGCAGCCTTTCATGAACCGGCTGCGGACCAGGTAATTCAGATCCAGCGGGAAACCATCTGTCAATCGGTACAACCCGGTGACACGATCACCGCGATTCTCGGCCACTATTTCTCGCCGCAGGAGATCCTCGTCATCGCCCGCCAGAGTGAAGACGTGTTTCCCCTCAGCCAGCTGTGTGCCGGGCATCCTTATCAAATTGAGGTGGAGAACGAGAATTTCGTCAGCTTTTATTATGATATCAACCGCGAAGATCAACTGATCATTCGTCAGGAAAACGGTGAGTTTTTTATTGAACGCAAACCGATCCCTTACGTCGTTGATGTTGAACAGGTGGGCGGTGTCATTCGCTCCAGCCTGTTTGGAACGGTCGCGCAACTCGGAGAATCCTCAGAGCTGGCCGCGGAACTGATGAACATCTTTGCCTGGGACATTGACTTTATCCGCGATATCCGCGAAGGGGATTACTTCACCGCTCTGGTGGAAAAACGCTACCGGGACGGCAACCTGGCGGGCTACGGGGATCTCCTCGCCGCGGAATTCAACAACCAGGGCCAGAGTTTCTATGCCTTCCATTACACAAATGGAAATGACAGCGGCTACTACAATCAGGACGGCAAAAGCCTGCGCAAAGCGTTTCTCAAGGCACCGCTCTCCTATACCCGCATCTCGTCCGGCTATACCAAGCGACGCTTCCACCCGGTACTCAACAAGTGGAAACCGCATTTGGCCATCGATTATGCCGCACCGACGGGCACCCCGATCAAGGCGGTGGCCGACGGGACCATTACCCAGAAGAGCTATGATCGCAACAACGGTAATAAGATTCGTATCCGTCACCCCAACGACTACGAAACCACCTATATCCATATGAGCCGTTTCGCCCGCGGCATGAAAAAAGGCAAACGGGTGCAGCAAGGTGATGTGATCGGTTATGTCGGCAGTACCGGTATTGCCACCGGCCCTCATCTCGATTTCAGGGTGTTCCATCATGGCCAGCCGATTAATCCACTTAAAATCAAATCGGAACCGGCCAAGCCGATCACCAAGGCCAACCGGGCTGAATTTGACCAGCTGACAGCCGAATTAATGCAACAACTGGCCCAGGCCAAACAGCAACTGGCCCTGTTGCCTGAGGAAGAAACCACAGGTGACGACGTGCAAACCACGCTATGA
- a CDS encoding aminotransferase, whose amino-acid sequence MKRSCRLDAVTFPPITEVKGWLAGRSFPQDKPLVDLCQAIPDYAPHPDLIGHVQQRMTAPECAVYSPDEGLIEVRDSVSRWYGRRYGDGPNASQICLTIGASQAFWLTMLLLCQAGDEVIIQLPAYFDHPMGMEALGIVPRYVPFDAQVEEYAAAINSRTRAILMVTPSNPTGAIVSPEKLDALYDVACRHDIALILDETYHAFVPSAEAPHTLFSRVDWPENLIHFASFGKTFALTGYRAGCLVADETLIRQALKVQDSMVVCQPRVTQYAVAYGCDHLDDWVAENNHMMQQRHDLFCRLFSEQSAFELCASGAFFAWVRHPWTTLSGRQAARRLVDEAHVACLPGDVFGPGLEGYLRLAFGNVRLDQIPMAVERFKHLDITS is encoded by the coding sequence ATGAAGCGTTCTTGCCGGCTGGATGCAGTGACGTTTCCACCGATCACCGAGGTAAAAGGGTGGCTGGCGGGGCGCTCTTTTCCGCAGGATAAACCACTGGTGGACCTGTGTCAGGCCATCCCGGACTATGCCCCCCACCCTGACCTTATCGGCCATGTTCAGCAGCGGATGACCGCGCCGGAATGTGCGGTCTATTCCCCGGATGAGGGGCTCATTGAGGTGCGTGACAGTGTCAGTCGCTGGTATGGGCGGCGTTATGGTGATGGCCCGAACGCGTCGCAGATCTGTCTGACCATCGGCGCCAGTCAGGCCTTCTGGCTGACCATGCTGTTGTTATGTCAGGCCGGTGATGAAGTGATTATCCAACTGCCGGCCTATTTTGATCATCCCATGGGCATGGAAGCGTTGGGCATTGTACCGCGTTATGTTCCTTTCGATGCACAGGTTGAGGAGTATGCTGCGGCGATCAACTCGCGTACCCGAGCTATTCTCATGGTTACGCCGAGTAATCCCACCGGGGCAATTGTGAGTCCGGAGAAACTTGACGCATTGTATGATGTGGCTTGCCGGCATGATATTGCCCTGATCCTTGATGAAACCTACCATGCCTTTGTGCCGTCAGCAGAGGCTCCCCATACCCTGTTTTCACGTGTGGATTGGCCGGAAAACCTGATCCATTTCGCCTCATTCGGCAAAACGTTTGCCCTGACCGGTTATCGTGCCGGTTGCCTGGTGGCCGATGAAACCTTAATTCGTCAGGCTCTGAAGGTCCAGGACAGTATGGTGGTGTGCCAACCGCGGGTGACTCAATATGCCGTGGCTTATGGCTGTGACCATTTGGATGACTGGGTGGCTGAAAATAACCACATGATGCAGCAGCGCCATGATCTGTTTTGCCGGTTGTTTTCAGAGCAGAGCGCGTTTGAACTCTGTGCCAGTGGCGCCTTCTTCGCCTGGGTGCGTCATCCATGGACGACGCTGTCCGGCCGGCAAGCGGCGCGACGGTTGGTGGACGAGGCTCATGTGGCCTGCCTACCCGGTGACGTCTTTGGGCCCGGGCTGGAAGGTTATCTACGTCTGGCGTTTGGCAATGTGCGACTTGACCAGATCCCTATGGCGGTCGAGCGTTTCAAACACCTTGATATTACGTCGTAA
- a CDS encoding sensor domain-containing diguanylate cyclase yields MRRTCFFGFLSIILTLSFIGSNIYSARQVAIREAYADTTGLVRFLTMDIERMFYGVEQMFVGLDNLLSNNHEGHHQEIQRILVDLKKNNTYLMDLLILSPSGKIVTWSGPGAPPSIQDRDYLRYHLNHDNSTFFIGKPQLSKVHKDQWFFGFSKAERDQRGKLQRILVAIIDINHLYDRYRSLNLPEDMIITIVSDEGDVYTRIPGHEQVVGKTFTDINKLLCSLNKNKIFHGVSPVDGSRLLASIERVADTTMIAAVSVNEADFFADWRRHSVIMGSFGIVVAAILFTLSILTVRSQKEQFRIQQQLQQQATTDPLTGLANRRFALEQAAVEIKRNQRAETPLTLVMMDIDHFKKVNDTYGHQIGDEVLIEVARTCRNHCRESDLVCRFGGEEFLILLPSTDLDGAQTHAEKIRQAIETLSFSTPEGNFSVTASFGISQWHAETKIDRVVSRADAALYQAKHDGRNCVRRQT; encoded by the coding sequence GTGAGACGCACCTGTTTTTTTGGATTTCTCAGTATCATCCTGACGCTGTCGTTTATCGGCAGCAACATTTATTCGGCGCGCCAGGTGGCCATTCGTGAAGCCTACGCTGATACAACGGGACTGGTGCGTTTTCTGACCATGGATATTGAGCGGATGTTTTACGGTGTCGAACAGATGTTCGTCGGTCTTGACAATCTACTCTCCAACAATCATGAGGGCCACCATCAAGAAATTCAGCGTATCCTGGTTGATCTGAAAAAAAACAACACCTACCTGATGGACCTTCTTATTCTTTCCCCATCAGGGAAAATCGTCACCTGGAGCGGTCCCGGTGCACCACCGTCCATACAGGATCGCGATTATCTGCGCTACCATCTTAACCACGACAACAGTACGTTTTTCATCGGCAAACCCCAGCTCTCCAAAGTCCATAAAGATCAGTGGTTTTTCGGCTTCAGCAAAGCGGAACGAGACCAACGCGGCAAGCTGCAAAGGATTCTGGTCGCGATTATTGACATCAATCATCTCTACGACCGTTATCGCAGTCTGAACCTGCCGGAAGATATGATCATCACGATTGTCTCCGACGAGGGAGATGTCTATACACGGATTCCCGGACATGAGCAGGTCGTTGGAAAAACCTTCACGGACATCAATAAATTGTTGTGCAGTTTAAATAAAAACAAGATATTCCATGGTGTCTCTCCGGTGGACGGATCACGCTTGCTGGCAAGTATTGAGCGGGTTGCCGATACGACGATGATCGCGGCGGTGTCGGTGAACGAGGCGGATTTCTTTGCCGATTGGCGACGACACAGTGTCATCATGGGCAGTTTCGGCATCGTTGTCGCTGCGATCCTGTTCACCCTGTCGATCTTAACGGTTCGCTCACAGAAGGAACAGTTCCGCATTCAGCAACAACTTCAACAACAGGCGACCACGGATCCCCTTACCGGTCTGGCCAATCGCCGTTTCGCTCTCGAACAAGCCGCTGTGGAGATCAAGCGCAATCAACGCGCCGAAACACCCCTGACACTCGTTATGATGGATATTGATCATTTTAAGAAGGTCAACGACACTTATGGACATCAGATCGGTGACGAGGTGCTGATTGAAGTGGCCAGGACCTGTCGTAATCATTGTCGTGAATCGGATCTGGTGTGTCGTTTCGGCGGAGAGGAATTTCTGATTCTGCTGCCGTCAACGGACCTGGATGGTGCCCAGACGCATGCCGAGAAGATCCGCCAAGCCATAGAAACCCTGTCTTTCTCCACACCGGAGGGTAACTTTTCCGTCACAGCCAGCTTTGGCATCAGCCAATGGCACGCGGAAACCAAGATTGATCGGGTCGTCTCCCGTGCGGATGCCGCTCTCTACCAGGCCAAGCACGATGGCCGCAACTGCGTTCGCCGCCAGACCTGA
- a CDS encoding pseudouridine synthase — MAISQYHSKLVLPHATPPYPDLVEFLAGYFPHVPQQEWAQRVDDGKVLDAQHRPLGRGGYRPHQVIYYYREVDEQPVIPFAETILYQDEALLVACKPHFLPVHPGGRYVTENLVYRLRQSTGNDQLAPVHRIDRFTAGLVLFAQRPEDRARYNALFSQTEITKRYEAVAHCVDKPKQCHWQVENRIEQGEPWFCWQVVAGDVNARSRIELRHYCDGLGLFSLQPITGKTHQLRLHMSGLGFGLVNDRYYPTLLPEQPDDFSAPLQLLAKEIAFTDPVTGKHHHFESPRTLAWAF; from the coding sequence ATGGCAATATCTCAGTATCATTCCAAGCTCGTTTTGCCCCATGCCACACCGCCGTATCCGGATCTGGTGGAATTTCTCGCCGGCTACTTTCCCCATGTTCCACAGCAGGAGTGGGCCCAACGGGTGGATGACGGCAAAGTGCTCGATGCGCAGCACCGGCCTTTAGGACGTGGCGGTTATCGACCACACCAGGTGATTTATTATTACCGTGAGGTGGATGAACAGCCGGTGATTCCGTTTGCCGAAACCATTCTTTACCAGGACGAGGCGCTGTTGGTGGCGTGCAAACCTCATTTTTTGCCGGTGCATCCCGGTGGCCGTTATGTGACGGAGAACCTCGTCTATCGGTTGCGTCAATCCACCGGTAATGACCAGTTGGCTCCGGTGCATCGCATTGACCGTTTTACCGCCGGTCTGGTGCTGTTTGCTCAACGGCCTGAAGATCGGGCGCGCTATAACGCCCTGTTCAGCCAGACAGAGATAACAAAACGCTATGAGGCCGTGGCACATTGCGTGGACAAACCAAAACAGTGCCATTGGCAGGTGGAAAACCGCATTGAGCAGGGCGAGCCCTGGTTTTGCTGGCAGGTTGTTGCGGGCGACGTCAATGCCCGGTCCCGTATTGAACTGCGCCATTATTGCGATGGCCTTGGTCTGTTCTCTTTGCAGCCGATTACCGGAAAAACCCACCAACTACGCCTGCATATGAGTGGTCTCGGCTTCGGCTTGGTCAACGACCGCTATTATCCGACTCTGCTGCCGGAACAGCCCGATGATTTTTCGGCGCCACTGCAACTGTTGGCCAAAGAGATTGCTTTTACCGATCCGGTGACCGGAAAACACCACCATTTTGAATCGCCGCGAACATTGGCTTGGGCGTTTTGA
- a CDS encoding M20/M25/M40 family metallo-hydrolase, translated as MINRQRISDEFFRLASISSPSFHEAEIADYLGQRFRELGAEVEMDETAGAIGGEAGNLIARFAAHQSSAAPLLLSAHMDTVSPADEVQPVLENGVFRSAGETILGADDKSGIAEIIEAICVLKEQNLPHPPLEVVITVCEEVGLLGAKHLDVSRLSARSGLVLDTSGVGTVAYMAPCANKLRFLIEGVESHAGLDPEHGISAIQVAAKAISAMKLGRIDEQTTANIGIIQGGQATNIVPRHVQLLGEARSFDEQALQQQTEHMVACLRQAADATVVEIHGEPTQAQLTTEILGDYPLMNVPTDAPVLQRLCAAAQRLGQPLEPGRSGGGSDANLFNQYGIQTVNLASGMQKVHSVNEFVLVDDLVHVATLVVAFIQDMAEA; from the coding sequence ATGATCAATCGACAGCGTATCAGTGATGAGTTTTTTCGCCTGGCTTCCATCAGCAGTCCCTCGTTTCACGAGGCGGAAATTGCCGATTATCTCGGCCAACGGTTTCGTGAATTGGGCGCCGAAGTGGAAATGGATGAGACGGCCGGCGCCATCGGCGGTGAGGCCGGTAATCTGATTGCCCGTTTTGCCGCGCATCAGTCGTCGGCAGCGCCGTTGCTGTTGTCCGCGCACATGGATACCGTGTCCCCGGCAGATGAGGTGCAGCCGGTTCTGGAAAACGGTGTGTTCCGCAGCGCCGGTGAGACTATCCTCGGTGCCGATGACAAATCGGGGATTGCCGAAATCATTGAGGCGATCTGTGTTCTCAAGGAGCAGAATCTGCCCCATCCTCCGCTTGAAGTGGTGATTACGGTCTGTGAAGAGGTCGGTCTGCTGGGCGCCAAACATCTTGATGTGTCGCGGCTCAGTGCGCGCTCCGGTCTGGTGTTGGATACGTCCGGAGTCGGCACTGTGGCTTACATGGCCCCCTGTGCCAACAAGCTGCGCTTTCTCATCGAAGGCGTGGAATCTCATGCCGGTCTTGATCCGGAACACGGTATTTCCGCCATCCAAGTCGCAGCCAAGGCGATCTCCGCCATGAAACTGGGGCGCATTGACGAGCAGACCACGGCCAATATCGGCATCATTCAGGGCGGGCAGGCAACCAATATCGTGCCGCGTCATGTCCAGTTACTTGGTGAGGCGCGCAGCTTTGATGAGCAGGCTTTGCAGCAGCAGACCGAGCACATGGTCGCGTGCCTGCGTCAGGCCGCCGATGCCACTGTGGTGGAGATTCACGGCGAACCGACACAGGCCCAATTGACCACGGAGATTTTGGGGGATTACCCGTTGATGAATGTGCCGACGGATGCCCCGGTGCTGCAGCGTTTGTGCGCGGCGGCTCAACGCCTTGGCCAGCCGCTGGAACCGGGCCGTTCCGGTGGCGGCAGCGATGCCAACCTGTTCAATCAATACGGCATTCAGACGGTGAACCTGGCCAGTGGCATGCAGAAGGTCCACTCGGTGAATGAGTTTGTTCTTGTCGATGATCTGGTCCATGTGGCGACCCTGGTTGTCGCTTTTATCCAGGATATGGCGGAGGCGTAA
- a CDS encoding DUF4492 domain-containing protein, translating into MVSVRSVVNFYVEGFRSMKLGKTLWKIILLKLLVFLTVLNLFFPDYLNTNFETDQQRADHVLNHIAALPATGR; encoded by the coding sequence ATGGTCTCAGTCCGTTCGGTCGTGAATTTTTATGTCGAAGGGTTCCGTTCCATGAAGCTTGGCAAGACGTTATGGAAGATTATTCTTCTCAAGCTGCTTGTCTTTCTGACGGTTTTGAACCTGTTTTTTCCCGATTATCTGAACACGAATTTTGAAACAGACCAGCAGCGTGCTGATCATGTTTTAAACCATATCGCAGCGCTCCCTGCCACGGGACGCTAA
- a CDS encoding O-acetylhomoserine aminocarboxypropyltransferase/cysteine synthase family protein yields MSTHIETQVLHAGYQPDPTTGSRAVPIYRTSAYQFRDTEHAANLFALKELGNIYTRLMNPTTDVLEQRVAALEGGAGALALASGTSAIFYSIINLAQAGDEIVASSHLYGGSYTQFNDILPQLGIKVVFVDPADPHNFAKAITDKTKAVYTEAIGNPQLDVADIEALATIAHDHGLPLIVDSTFATPYLLRPIEHGADIVIHSLTKWLGGHGAGIGGIVVDAGRFDWTTGKHPLLSEPDSSYHGIRYATDLGELNPLAYIVRMRLVPLRNLGACIAPDNSWFFLQGIETLPLRMERHSANALQVARYLHKHPQVDWVSYPGLENDPSYTKAQKYLKKGCGAMVVFGIKGGEAAGCRFIERLQLFSHLANVGDARSLAIHPTSTTHAQLTTEQQAAGGITPELIRLSIGVEHIDDIVADLEQALVATA; encoded by the coding sequence ATGAGCACACACATTGAGACCCAGGTTCTTCACGCGGGTTACCAGCCCGATCCAACCACCGGCAGCCGCGCAGTGCCCATTTATCGCACCAGTGCCTATCAGTTTCGTGATACCGAGCATGCCGCTAATCTGTTCGCCCTCAAAGAGCTGGGCAATATCTATACGCGGTTAATGAATCCGACCACCGATGTGCTGGAGCAACGGGTGGCCGCACTGGAAGGTGGTGCCGGTGCTCTGGCCCTGGCATCGGGCACCAGCGCGATTTTCTACAGCATTATCAACCTAGCCCAGGCCGGCGATGAGATCGTCGCTTCCAGCCACCTATATGGCGGCAGCTACACCCAGTTTAACGACATTCTGCCGCAATTGGGCATCAAGGTGGTGTTTGTCGACCCGGCCGATCCGCACAACTTTGCCAAGGCCATCACCGACAAGACCAAGGCCGTGTATACCGAGGCCATCGGCAATCCGCAACTGGATGTGGCCGATATCGAGGCGTTGGCGACGATTGCCCATGATCATGGTCTGCCGCTGATTGTCGACAGCACCTTTGCTACGCCCTATCTGCTGCGTCCCATTGAGCATGGCGCGGATATTGTGATCCATTCCCTGACCAAATGGCTCGGTGGTCATGGTGCCGGAATCGGTGGCATCGTTGTCGATGCCGGTCGCTTCGATTGGACGACCGGCAAGCATCCGTTGCTCAGTGAACCCGATTCCAGTTATCATGGTATCCGCTATGCGACGGACCTTGGCGAGCTGAATCCTCTCGCCTATATCGTGCGTATGCGGCTGGTGCCGTTGCGCAACCTCGGCGCCTGTATTGCGCCGGACAATTCTTGGTTTTTCCTGCAGGGAATTGAGACCCTGCCACTACGTATGGAACGGCACAGCGCCAATGCGCTGCAGGTGGCGCGTTATCTTCACAAGCATCCGCAGGTGGATTGGGTCAGTTATCCCGGACTGGAAAACGATCCCTCTTATACGAAAGCACAAAAATATCTGAAAAAAGGCTGTGGGGCGATGGTGGTGTTCGGCATTAAAGGGGGTGAAGCGGCGGGGTGCCGTTTTATCGAACGGCTGCAGCTGTTTTCGCACCTGGCCAATGTCGGCGATGCGCGCAGCCTGGCGATCCATCCGACTTCGACCACCCATGCTCAGTTGACCACGGAGCAACAGGCGGCCGGGGGGATCACACCGGAACTGATTCGTCTGTCCATCGGCGTCGAGCACATTGACGACATCGTGGCGGATCTGGAACAGGCTCTGGTCGCCACGGCGTGA
- a CDS encoding ACP phosphodiesterase has product MNYLLHALLSDDDPLIRAGNLLGDFVKGRLTQGRFPAKLLHGLQQHRQLDRFAHDHPVFCRSQERLDARFGRYRGIMIDLFYDHFTALDWNEYHPVSLEQFSQSLYHTLQHHQAILPKNFLPVLPRMVEKDWLTSYQDQAVMQRALVHVAGRIRHDNPLAEGYAELETHYQQLREDCRQFISDARHVFLDEKAP; this is encoded by the coding sequence ATGAACTACCTGCTGCACGCCCTGCTCAGTGATGATGACCCACTGATTCGGGCGGGCAACCTGCTGGGCGACTTTGTCAAAGGCCGCCTGACGCAAGGACGCTTTCCCGCAAAGCTGTTACACGGTTTGCAGCAACATCGACAACTGGACCGCTTTGCTCATGATCACCCGGTGTTCTGTCGCAGTCAGGAACGTCTTGATGCACGCTTCGGTCGCTACCGCGGCATCATGATTGATCTGTTTTACGATCATTTTACCGCGCTTGACTGGAACGAGTATCATCCGGTTTCCCTCGAACAGTTCTCCCAATCCCTTTATCACACCCTGCAGCACCATCAGGCGATCCTGCCGAAAAACTTTCTACCTGTGTTGCCGCGCATGGTTGAAAAAGACTGGCTGACCAGTTACCAGGATCAAGCCGTCATGCAACGCGCTCTGGTGCATGTCGCCGGGAGAATCCGCCATGACAATCCGCTGGCGGAGGGCTACGCTGAACTGGAAACACATTATCAACAATTGCGAGAGGATTGCCGCCAGTTTATCAGCGACGCTCGTCACGTGTTTTTGGATGAGAAGGCTCCCTAA